A stretch of the Comamonas testosteroni TK102 genome encodes the following:
- a CDS encoding tripartite tricarboxylate transporter substrate-binding protein produces MQRRQFIYTAAAAAAASSFSGMSMAQDTSRPLRIVVPFPAGGPTDMVPRNMQDVLIKLLGGQAVVIENKAGAGGSIGMAEVARATDGVTFGIATLSTHGVNPAVFKKLPYDATNDFVGVTEIVKAPGVLVINPKLIPVKTFAEFVAYLKANPGKVSFATPGNGTIGHMWGAQFLKSTGTEMHHIPYRGSAPAINDVLGNQVPVYFDQVNSSLPHIKSGKVRALAVSWHERLDVLPDVQTYAQAGHPDLNEPSWFGLVAPKNTPAAQVERVQKAIVAALKDPAVKQRMAAQGLYPSGTSSADFTKQISSEVAKMKKLAAAANIHLD; encoded by the coding sequence ATGCAACGTCGTCAATTCATCTACACCGCCGCTGCTGCCGCAGCCGCTTCTTCCTTCTCCGGCATGAGCATGGCGCAGGACACCTCGCGTCCTCTGCGCATCGTCGTGCCCTTCCCTGCCGGCGGCCCCACCGACATGGTGCCCCGCAACATGCAGGACGTGCTGATCAAGCTGCTGGGCGGCCAGGCCGTAGTGATTGAAAACAAGGCCGGAGCCGGCGGCTCCATCGGCATGGCCGAAGTGGCCCGCGCCACCGACGGCGTGACCTTCGGTATCGCCACGCTGTCCACCCATGGCGTGAACCCCGCCGTGTTCAAGAAGCTGCCCTACGACGCGACCAACGACTTCGTGGGCGTGACCGAGATCGTGAAGGCTCCCGGCGTGCTGGTGATCAACCCCAAGCTGATCCCCGTGAAGACTTTTGCCGAGTTCGTAGCCTACCTCAAGGCCAACCCCGGCAAGGTGTCCTTTGCCACTCCCGGCAACGGCACCATCGGTCACATGTGGGGCGCCCAGTTCCTCAAGAGCACGGGCACCGAAATGCACCACATCCCCTACCGCGGCTCGGCTCCGGCCATCAACGACGTGCTGGGCAACCAGGTGCCGGTCTACTTCGACCAGGTGAACTCTTCGCTGCCCCATATCAAGTCGGGCAAGGTGCGCGCCCTGGCCGTGTCCTGGCACGAGCGCCTGGACGTGCTGCCCGATGTGCAGACCTATGCCCAGGCCGGTCACCCCGACCTGAACGAGCCTTCCTGGTTCGGCCTGGTGGCCCCCAAGAACACGCCTGCCGCGCAAGTGGAACGCGTGCAAAAGGCCATCGTTGCCGCGCTGAAGGACCCCGCCGTCAAGCAGCGCATGGCTGCTCAAGGCCTGTATCCCTCGGGCACATCGAGCGCTGACTTCACCAAGCAGATCTCCAGCGAAGTGGCCAAGATGAAGAAGCTGGCCGCAGCGGCCAATATTCATCTGGACTAA
- a CDS encoding biotin--[acetyl-CoA-carboxylase] ligase, whose product MTQPIHWNAEALWEAIAPQLPGFTVEVLPTIGSSNTELMRRARDGLTEPVLLIAEQQTQGRGRLGRNWVSGVGDSLMFSLGLPLAPRDWSGLSLAVGVSVAESLQPHLPVAGSATPRIGIKWPNDLWLEGDRKLAGILIETASFVGTQQHDMTAPRYVVIGIGINVRPRPGDGMRTAPACLQELDAALDAPTALACILPNLVAEVQSFARHGFVPLMQRFAQRDLLAGREVSLSDGTSGIAQGVAADGGFLVRTAAGLQAVTSSEISVRPASSPLQA is encoded by the coding sequence ATGACTCAGCCGATTCACTGGAATGCCGAAGCCCTGTGGGAAGCCATTGCACCGCAGTTGCCGGGCTTCACGGTCGAGGTGCTGCCGACCATTGGCTCGAGCAACACCGAGCTCATGCGCCGCGCGCGCGACGGGCTGACGGAGCCGGTGCTGCTGATTGCCGAGCAGCAGACGCAGGGCCGTGGCCGGCTGGGGCGCAACTGGGTCAGCGGCGTCGGGGATTCGCTGATGTTCTCGCTGGGCCTGCCGCTGGCGCCGCGCGACTGGTCGGGGCTGTCGCTGGCGGTGGGCGTGAGTGTGGCTGAGAGCCTGCAGCCCCATCTGCCGGTTGCCGGCAGCGCCACGCCGCGCATCGGCATCAAATGGCCCAACGATCTGTGGCTGGAAGGCGACCGCAAGCTGGCCGGCATTCTGATCGAGACCGCAAGCTTCGTCGGCACGCAGCAGCACGATATGACGGCGCCGCGCTACGTGGTGATAGGCATCGGCATCAATGTCCGTCCCCGCCCCGGTGACGGCATGCGCACGGCTCCGGCCTGCCTGCAGGAGCTGGATGCCGCGCTGGACGCGCCCACGGCCCTGGCCTGCATATTGCCCAATCTGGTGGCCGAGGTGCAGAGCTTTGCCCGACACGGTTTTGTGCCGCTGATGCAGCGCTTTGCCCAGCGCGATCTGCTGGCCGGGCGCGAAGTGAGTCTGAGCGACGGCACGAGCGGCATCGCCCAGGGTGTGGCGGCCGATGGCGGCTTTCTGGTGCGCACCGCTGCGGGGCTACAGGCCGTGACCAGCTCGGAAATCAGCGTGCGTCCGGCCAGCAGCCCGTTGCAGGCTTGA
- a CDS encoding sensor histidine kinase, producing MKIFQREQRSLFGEILDWMLTPLLLLWPVSLALTWLVAQGLANKPFDRALEYNAQALAQLVIVQRGKVQFNLPQSASEILRADESDTVFFQVRGTRGEYLAGERDLPRPPTTDEDPPTGTVLLRDEEYKGIDLRVAYIWVRMPLPGEPSALVQVAETREKRSVLATEIIKGVMLPQFVILPLAALLVWLALARGIKPLHRLEERIRARKPEDLSPINHKDVPLEVVPLVDSVNDLLQRLHDSIATQKRFLADAAHQLKTPLAGLRMQADLAQREGTNTEDLKRSLAQIGRSSMRATHTVNQLLALARAESAVPAMQGCNLVRIVTEVVQDCLPRAMDKHIDLGYEGAGASTPGVWLNGNATLLTELVRNLVDNAINYTPSTSKQPGVVTVRVQADHFGQILLLQVEDSGPGVPLAERELIFQPFYRALGSEADGSGLGLPIVMEIARQHGAQVLLQDARPGHVPPGALFTVRFKAMPGQQ from the coding sequence ATGAAGATCTTTCAGCGTGAGCAGCGATCCCTCTTTGGCGAGATCCTCGACTGGATGCTCACGCCGCTGCTGCTGCTCTGGCCCGTGAGCCTGGCGCTGACCTGGCTGGTGGCCCAGGGCCTGGCCAACAAGCCCTTCGATCGCGCACTGGAGTACAACGCCCAGGCCCTGGCCCAGCTGGTCATCGTGCAGCGCGGCAAGGTGCAGTTCAATCTGCCGCAGTCCGCCAGCGAGATCCTGCGCGCCGATGAGTCGGACACGGTGTTCTTCCAGGTCCGCGGCACCAGGGGCGAATATCTGGCCGGCGAACGCGACCTGCCCCGCCCGCCTACCACCGATGAGGACCCGCCCACGGGCACGGTGCTGCTGCGCGACGAGGAATACAAGGGCATAGACCTGCGCGTGGCCTATATCTGGGTGCGCATGCCGCTGCCCGGCGAGCCCAGCGCCCTGGTGCAGGTCGCCGAAACGCGCGAAAAGCGCAGCGTGCTGGCCACGGAAATCATCAAGGGCGTGATGCTGCCGCAGTTCGTCATCCTGCCGCTGGCCGCGCTGCTGGTGTGGCTGGCGCTGGCGCGCGGCATCAAGCCGCTGCACCGGCTGGAGGAACGCATCCGCGCGCGCAAGCCCGAAGATCTCTCGCCCATCAACCACAAGGATGTGCCGCTGGAAGTGGTGCCGCTGGTCGACTCGGTCAACGATCTGCTGCAGCGTCTGCATGACTCCATCGCCACGCAAAAGCGCTTTCTGGCCGACGCCGCCCACCAGTTGAAGACCCCGCTGGCGGGGCTGCGCATGCAGGCCGACCTGGCCCAGCGCGAGGGCACGAATACCGAAGATCTGAAGCGCTCGCTGGCGCAGATCGGCCGCTCCAGCATGCGCGCCACGCATACCGTCAACCAGTTGCTGGCGCTGGCGCGGGCCGAGAGCGCCGTACCCGCCATGCAGGGCTGCAACCTCGTGCGCATCGTCACTGAGGTGGTGCAGGACTGCCTGCCGCGCGCCATGGACAAGCACATCGACCTGGGCTACGAGGGCGCCGGCGCCAGCACGCCCGGCGTCTGGCTCAACGGCAATGCCACGCTGCTGACCGAGCTGGTGCGCAATCTGGTGGACAACGCCATCAACTACACGCCATCGACCAGCAAACAGCCAGGCGTGGTCACCGTGCGCGTGCAGGCCGATCATTTCGGCCAGATCCTGCTGCTGCAGGTCGAGGACTCCGGCCCCGGCGTGCCGCTGGCCGAGCGCGAGCTGATCTTCCAGCCCTTTTACCGCGCACTGGGCTCCGAAGCCGACGGCTCCGGCCTGGGTCTGCCCATCGTCATGGAAATCGCACGCCAGCATGGCGCGCAAGTGCTGCTGCAAGACGCCAGGCCCGGCCATGTGCCGCCGGGAGCGCTGTTTACCGTGCGCTTCAAGGCCATGCCGGGACAGCAGTGA